The nucleotide sequence CGAATGACCAATTGCCAAGCCTTCATCGGTTTTTAACAACACATCGTGAAAATATTTCTTGGCGAATTCGGAAACCACAAACAAACTTTCGCGTTCGTTTAAGGCTTGTTTTTCTAAATCGGTTTGTTCGGTTTCTTCAATTTCGATCTGATACTTATTGGCAAGGTAACGCAACGCTTCGGGATACGAAAAATGTTCGTGTTCCATAATAAAGCTAATGGCATTGCCGCCTTTGCCCGACGAGAAATCTTTCCAGATTTGTTTGGCAGGTGAAACCATGAACGACGGCGTTTTTTCGTTCACAAACGGACTTAAACCTTTGTAATTACTGCCCGATTTTTTAAGTTGCACAAAGTCACCAATGACTTCTTCCACACGGGCAGCCTCGAAAATTGCGTCTATAGTTTCTTTTTTAATCATACTGCAAATATAAAGATTTGAGTAAACATGAAAGAGAAAAGAATAAAGATGTTTTTTATTGTTAAAATTATGTTGTTTATTTTTTTTTTACATTTTTTTGTCATATTTGTTATGTTTAATTTTAAAATCTTTTATTATGAGAAAAGTTAAGTTTTTATTTAAATGTTTATCAATTACTTTACTGTTAGCTTCATGTAGTGATGAAAATCTTACAAGTGATGAAAGTAGAAGTAATGAAAATGTGACGAATAATGCATTATTTAGTAGTAGCAGTGCTAGTTATTCAGTAAACTCTATTGAAAGAGTTGTTAATTTTTCTGATTTTTTTATTTCTAATATTCAAGGTAGTAACGGTATCTACGTTTATACATTGGATTCATTAGGAATACAAAAAAATATTGATATAGAAAAGACTGAAAACGAACTAAAAATAATAGATAATGATGCTCATAGGTCGTTGGTATTTAATAGAGTAGATGAAACAATAACATATTATGAAAATTTAGTGGAAGTTGATATCACTAATGAGTATATTGATGATTTAGTATATGTATATTATCAATATTCCGTTGTAAATAATAATCCTAATGCCGCTAAATCAAATAATTCTCTTTCTATAGGTAGTACTATCCATACTGCGATTTCTATTCAATGGCGAAAATCTATAGCAGTAGAGAATTGTCAGAGGTTAATAGATGATTATCTAGCGGAAAATCCAGATTGTCATCAATTAGGAGGGATTGACACGTGGTGTTCATTTGGAGATTTTGGTTGTATAGCTATTGGTGAAATAGAATGTTAAATTTTTAGTTATGAGTTTACTTTTAGAAAATCAAAGTCTAAAGAGCCTTTTTTTGTTAGGTTTATTAATAATAATTTCTATACTAATATTAGTTGTCACTAATAAACGAATAAACCAAGTAAATAAAATAATTAGTGTTGGATTATTGTTGTTTTTACCACCGATTGGCATCTTATATTCTATTTATTTACTAATAAATAGAAAAAGAATACACATCAAAGAAATATAACATAATTTAAAATAAATATTAAAAGCATCAATCTCTAAAAAAAAGGAGATTGATGCTTTAAGAAATAATAATTAACTCGAACTCAACATATTTTTTGGATCTAAAAATGGTTCTAATTCTTCTTTAGTTAAAAATGTTTTGTTCTAAAAGTAATTTGTTACTCCCTACAATATCAAATTATTAACGAGTATTTATGGAGTAACTAGTTATTGAAAATCACAAACGCCTCGAAAATCTCGAGGCGTTTTTAGTTTATTTCGTACTACAACTGCTTTCGCATTCTTGTGTTACAATTGGTAAGTTGGTTTCTTTAATTTTACCAAAACCGCCAATTACATCAATCATATTATGGAAACCGCGTGCCTTTAAAATAGACGCTGCAATCATAGATCGGTAACCGCCTGCGCAATGCAGATAGGTTGTTTTCTGTGATGGAAAATCGGCAACATGATCGTTAATAAAATCTAACGGAAGGTTGGGTACGTTGGCAATATGTGCCGAACTGTATTCACCCGGTTTACGCACATCAATAACTGATTCTTCACCGTTATTCATCAATGTTTCCAATTCATTAGCGGTGATTCTGCCAATAGAAGCAGTTTCAAAACCGGCATCAATCCAAGTTTGCATTCCGCCTGCCAAATATCCCAAGGTATTATCGTAACCCACACGAGCCAAACGCGTAATGGTTTCCTGCTCACGACCTTCTGGCGTTACCAAAATAATTGGTTGGTTAATATCGGTAATCAAAGATCCCACCCAAGGAGCAAATCCACCATCAATCCCGATAAAAATAGCGCCGGGTATATGTGCTTTTCCGAAACTATCTGCATCGCGTACGTCTAAAATCAATGCATCGCTTGCAGCTTGTTTAAATTCCACAGCCGAAAAAGCTTTGTTTTTTTCAATAATGGTATCAATAGCTTCATAACCACTTTTGTTCAATCGCACATTTTCAGGAAAATAAGCAGGAGGAGGCAATAAACCATCGGTCACTTCTGCCACAAATTCCGCTTCGGTCATATCGGCACGCAATGCATAATTGGTGCGTTTTTGTTCGCCTAGAGTTCCAACTGTTTCTTTGCTTAAATTTTTCCCACAAGCCGATCCAGCTCCGTGTGCCGGATATACAATCACCTCATCTGCCAACGGCATAATTTTGGTTCGCAAGCTGTGGAACAAAGTTGCTGCCAATTGTTCTTGCGTCATACTTGCTGCTTTCTGCGCCAAGTCGGGTCGACCTACGTCGCCTAAAAATAAGGTGTCGCCACTAAAAATTGCATGGTCTTTTCCGTTTTCGTCGCGCAACAAATAAGTGGTGCTTTCCATGGTGTGCCCAGGAGTGTGCAAGGCAATAAGGCTTAGTTTTCCAATTTTAAAAACTTCACCATCGCTTGCTATATGCGCTTTGAAGGTTGGTTCTGCGGTTGGTCCGTACACAATTGGTGCGCCCGTTTTTTGAGAAAGGGTTACATGCCCGCTTACAAAATCGGCATGAAAATGCGTTTCGAAAATATATTTTATGGTAGCATTGTTTGCTTGTGCTTTATCAATATATTGTTGCACTTCTCGTAGAGGGTCAATAATTGCTACTTCGCCCTCACTTTCAATATAATATGCGCCTTGAGCCAAGCATCCGGTATAAATTTGTTCTATCTTCATAATTTAAACGATAAACATTCGTAATTGCAAAAGTACTAAATTTCTTTGTTGCTGAATATGATAAGCATCATCTGTGCTAAAACAACTCTTTTATCAATATATAAACAGACATGGTTAATATAAACCAGCCAAAAATCATGCGTAAATTTCCGTCGATAATTCTTTTTGACAAGCGATTTCCTATAAATAATCCCAATATCGAAATAGCTGAAAACGATAATACCAAAATCCAATCAATAGAATGTTGCATTAAATCGCCCGTAAAACCTATTAAACATTGAATAGCAATAATGGTCAGCGAGGTGCCTATGGCTTGTTTCATGGGCAAATTGGCAAAAAACACCAATACGGGAATGATTAAAAAGCCGCCGCCTGCACCCACTAAACCCGATACGGTTCCAATGAGTAAACCTTGCGTGATTAAAGGCATTGCCGATGTTACGATTTTTGGTGTGGCTAAGTTTTTTTGTCGTGGTTTTTTAATCATTTTAGACGAAGCAGCAAACATGACAATCGAAAACACAATCATGATTAATTTCGATTTTGATAAGCTCACATTGTTGCTTAGCGTAATCACATCGGGCAATAAAGGTACCAATTGGGAACGGGTGAAAAATACTGCCAGCAACGAGGGAATGCCAAAAAGCAATACAATTTTAAAATTTACATTTTTTTCAATGGTGTTTTTAACACTTCCCACTGCCGAGGTGCTTCCTACAATAAAAAGCGAATAGGCGGTAGCAAGCAATGGATCAATCCCTACTACATACACTAAAATAGGCACAGTTAAGATAGAGCCGCCACTGCCCACCAAACCTAGGGTTACGCCAATAAACAACGCCAATATTAAACCAATATAAAAATGTATGTCGTGCATAAATTGTTTAAGAATTTGCAAATTACGATAATATCATTGCTTAACAAAGCGAAATTTTCAATCATTTTTACAAAAATATCTTGTTACCTTTGATTCTATTTTAATGGATTATGAAAATTGAAACAACCGTTTTAGCGAATGTTTTACAAGTGGTGGATACAGTTGCAACTGATGAAATCTCGGTTTTAGATATTTCGGTAGATTCGCGTTCGTTGCGAAACAATGCCCACACGCTTTTCTTTGCCCTGAAAGGAAACAATCACAATGCCCACGATTATCTAAACGACTTGTACCAAAACGGGGTGCGGTATTTTGTGGTTTCACAAGATGTTTTGTTGCCTGCCGATGCCGTTATCTTTAAAGTAAAAAACACCTTACGGGCTTTGCAAAACTTCGTGGCTTTTTACCGAAAAAACTATCATTTCCCCGTGATAGGTATTACTGGAAGCAACGGAAAAACCATCGTGAAAGAATGGTTAAACCAGTTACTGTTGCCTTTTTACAATATCATTAAAAGCCCTAAAAGCTACAATTCGCAAGTAGGGGTGCCGCTTTCAGTGATTGCGATTAATGACCAGCACAATTTAGGTATTTTTGAAGCAGGAATTTCGCAACCAAACGAAATGGAGTTTCTCGAAGCTG is from Paenimyroides aestuarii and encodes:
- a CDS encoding sulfite exporter TauE/SafE family protein; the encoded protein is MHDIHFYIGLILALFIGVTLGLVGSGGSILTVPILVYVVGIDPLLATAYSLFIVGSTSAVGSVKNTIEKNVNFKIVLLFGIPSLLAVFFTRSQLVPLLPDVITLSNNVSLSKSKLIMIVFSIVMFAASSKMIKKPRQKNLATPKIVTSAMPLITQGLLIGTVSGLVGAGGGFLIIPVLVFFANLPMKQAIGTSLTIIAIQCLIGFTGDLMQHSIDWILVLSFSAISILGLFIGNRLSKRIIDGNLRMIFGWFILTMSVYILIKELF
- a CDS encoding MBL fold metallo-hydrolase codes for the protein MKIEQIYTGCLAQGAYYIESEGEVAIIDPLREVQQYIDKAQANNATIKYIFETHFHADFVSGHVTLSQKTGAPIVYGPTAEPTFKAHIASDGEVFKIGKLSLIALHTPGHTMESTTYLLRDENGKDHAIFSGDTLFLGDVGRPDLAQKAASMTQEQLAATLFHSLRTKIMPLADEVIVYPAHGAGSACGKNLSKETVGTLGEQKRTNYALRADMTEAEFVAEVTDGLLPPPAYFPENVRLNKSGYEAIDTIIEKNKAFSAVEFKQAASDALILDVRDADSFGKAHIPGAIFIGIDGGFAPWVGSLITDINQPIILVTPEGREQETITRLARVGYDNTLGYLAGGMQTWIDAGFETASIGRITANELETLMNNGEESVIDVRKPGEYSSAHIANVPNLPLDFINDHVADFPSQKTTYLHCAGGYRSMIAASILKARGFHNMIDVIGGFGKIKETNLPIVTQECESSCSTK